In Pseudophryne corroboree isolate aPseCor3 chromosome 2, aPseCor3.hap2, whole genome shotgun sequence, the sequence GAGGTGGGGCTACGACAACGTAATTCAGAGCAGGAAGTGGGTGATGCCGGGCAGACAAAGGCAGCTCcgggagtataatttttttttaatggcaGCCAAGATCACCACCAGTGTTTTGGAAGCCCCCATCCACTGTGATAGAGTAGGCAAATCTGCCTCAAGTATCCCCaataggtcatgttttcaggatttctgtctgtgggagCAGGTAAGATTAATTACTGACCCAACAGAATGGAGACTCACAATACTCACCTGTGAATaactaaagaaatccacaaaacatgacctaatGGTGGTATTTGGGGACTGGAGTTGAGTACCACTGCTCTGTACCAAGCCCAACTATATAAAAATAGATCCAAGTTAAGGTGTGTACAACGGTGAGATTTTTGCTTTcgactttgactatatagtcaaaatcgcaagtaaagttagtgcaaatcgcaaggtgttaggcagcttgcgatcccgatttgaacCCGATGCGCACTCCAgtggggtcggtattgcaaggcttgatagactgtgcaggcaagtcaatcttgactatatatatagtgtaatatctagtacaaagtatagtgaaaagtggcacttagtcaaaatcgttcatagtcaaaatcaaaagtacAGATAGCCAAAATCGGttcatctgggctctgggggagttcaagggagatcgcatagtcaaaatcgggcatagtcaatatcacaccatgtgtatgcacctttaggtttAAGCAGCATGTGACTTTCCAAGTGTTGTGGAGCTAGAAAAACCAGAAGGTACTTAGCTGGCTGGGCAACAGGAGGAGCTCTTCTGTACTGTATAATCCATTCTGCAGGCAGGTTTGGTATATCAGAGAAATGCTTTATTTCCTCATCCTCACTGAACTCGGTTCAAATAAtttaaaatataaaactgcaaattaTATTCATGCTAACAATTAGCTGACATTGTACAAAACACAAAAACGACACCAGGGCTGGCTTCACAGTAGTGGATACAGAAACTTGCGCCTATGGGCAACAGACGTTGAAAGGTGTTTTTTCTTTTCACAATTCTTaattcaatcttttttttttttttagtccatCAGCAAAAGAAAACTGTACAAATGAATTGAGAAAAATCAACTGATAATAGTTTAACTAACTTGGAGGAATCTTAAGTAAATTTTATATGAGAGAGGTAATATGATTTTACTGACGAGGGAGTGAATTATGGGTCATAGTGTGAACACCTTCTGGTCTATGAGAGAATAATCTAGGTAGATGGTTGTGGCCATTACATAAGGTGTGCTAAGGACATGCTCTCTTTCTCCTTCTCTTAATTTGACTTACTATATATAATTAAATCTCTAACCCCTGTACTTGTGGTCATTGTCAGTTTTACTCCTCTCCCCATAGGCAAACACAAGGGGGGTTTCCAGCTGCATGGAAAGAACCCTTCCCCACAGCCTTGCCAGagaccactacatgcagtataaagggcagaatggagctgctgcacataccaagtctgctgtgtgtgtctgtggtttTGTGTGCTCAATCGTCACACCAAAGAGAGATTCTGGTAAGTGTCTTACAGTGATCATTAGGCCTGCATATGTGTAAAGTACTGTATTATATAAACTGCACTTTggagcagactatagcttgttacatgcttatTATGCATCCTTCATAGGCTCATGACAATTGCTCTAAAATTAAACATTTACAAACCCCCTCCAGAACTTCTGTGTTTGCCACTGCACCCTGCAGAAAGTATCCACAAGGGAAAGCCCCTCCCTCGCACTGGCATGAATCCTAAAGTGGAGACTTCTAAATCAATCTATCTAAGTATTACCCCGAAGCAGAGGGTTAAATTAAGCACTATTGTCCTTACCTATACATAATCTCCTGAGCAGTGCCGCTAACCAGGCCAGTAAACGTTTATCATCTTTCAGCGCAATATATCTTAACTATTTCTCTTACAGGCAACTGTACAGTCCCTGGGAAGCTTTGTGTAAATGTCTCCTTTTTTTTCTTcctgttatttttgtttgtttgtcctTTCTACTAAAATCAACCCTATAATTTGAAGTCATTGTCCCAAACCTTCATAGTCTTATCAGAATGATTCACGAGAAAGGTTTCTGGAAGAATTTCCTTTGGTGTGGGTCGCCTGGACACATACAGACACTCCTTCAGTCTGCCACCGAGAGTCCAGCAATCAGAGCCTCTCCTCCACAGCCCCACCATAAGCCAACCAGCTAGATTCCACATTGACTGATACTCATCAGCTGCAGCAGTGCCAACAATCCTGTGAGGCGAATGGTACTTGGTGGGCTTCTGTTTTATAGTCAGAACGTAGCAAGTGACACTCACTGTGTGACAGGATTTGTCAGTGTGCCCACATTGGTGTTCGACATAGGTATCATGTGACCCATAGAGGGATCTGGGCTGAGGGCATCTTGCCCATTTGAGCCATTATGAGTCTGTTGAATCCTCTTCTTGTTCATCTTTCTTTCCTTGGCTCTTCTGTTCTGGAACCAGATCTTCACCTACAAGAAAATAACATGTCAGATGTTATACACTTTCAATATTTGAAATTGTAAACATCAGCCACATTCCCATTGCAAACAACATTCCCATTTGTATCTTGCGCTGACAAggttttggaatatatatatatatatatatatatatatatatatgtatttggaaaATACAGCACTCAGTGAATGATATAACAAACAAAtaaaatggtggtgcaaggtctATTAAGGGTTAATATCAACGCTCACTTTTCCCAGGTAATGAAAACAGAGATACCAGCACTCACTTTTGGAGATGAAAAATGATTATTTAATCTTCATACAGATTCCATTGCATATAGACCAACAGCTGCAACCCGACTGCTGTTTCAACCAGCACAGAGTGGTTTTCTTCAGGTGTTGACAAGGTtttgtactatgtatatgtgtgtatatatatatatatatatatatattattgtcagTTGGGCTGCACTCACATTAATAGCAGCAACTGCCCAACTGGTCTCCTTAGGTACTCAACAGAGTCCAACATACATCAGGAAAGGCTGCACTCAGTAATAACAAGCTGAACGGGTCGGTAAATCACCAATGTTTCAATGCTTTAGTCACACAGGGGCAgaattattaagcctggtgaagtgataaattacacggtgataaaggaccagccaatcagctcctaactaccatgtcacaggctgggtttgaaaaatgacagttaggagctggctggctggtgcgttatcaccttccactttatcacttcaccaggcttaataaatctgccccacagtctttgGAGCATAACAAATTCTGAACAAATTCTATTCTaaatagatagatcgatcgatcgatcgatagctagatagatagatagatagatagatagatagatagatagatagatagatagatagatagatagatgtctcAGTGATATTTatgacctttgtcaagatcttgacaaaggtcatAAATCTGACtgaaacattgaaacattgacCGCCTGTATGCTGTGTTACTAATAAAATTATTTTTTCTATCAAGAAGACTGGTGTGCTGTCTTTAAATATATTcagttatctttttttttttttattagagtttGTGTATTACAGGAAATTATGTGTCCCCAAAAGAAACTGATTATGGATCATAGAAGTATAAAACACTTATGTGTTCATCcagattgtaaagtgcaatggaatatgctgccgcTGTTGAaatcaatgtttaaaaaaaaaaattataatacagtAATGGTTAAATGATTCCATATTCAACCCTACTGGATTGGGTGAAACCTTTCTTCAGTTAATATGTACTGTACAAAGTACTGTAATCTGCATTCATATACAGTAATCTGCATTCGTATTTCACTCACAGTCTACACCTGTATACAGACGAGACATATTTTACTTGCAGCCCCATTAGCTAGACAGTTGAGAaaatcataaataaataaataaaaaggataCAAAGCTTTTcagttaaaataataaaaaataaaaataaaaacattttgttatttatttatttatttctttatttatttcttttaattACTGGTGAAACAATTATATAAAATGTTAATGCAAGTTTTCCTGCAGTGCTACAGTAGAATATAGTAGAACAATATGGGTATGTTAGTGAAATAGTTCTTCCGATGTTATATTGTGTTTTTAAATGAGTGTTTTATGCTATAATAGAGAGTGTATAGATCTGCATTGCCCATTAGTATGTGCTGGTATGCTTGGGTTGCTAAAATCACACACAGCACCCTATGATTGATGTGGATCTGTGTCACATTTGTAGCCAGCTTTTGTGCATTAATAAAGGTCATGTCACAGGCGTGCAAGCAGAGACATTTATCAGCTGCATTAAGAGCACATTAATCGCAGCCACGGCCATACCTGTCTCTCAGACAGCCCCAGACTGAGCGCCAGCTCTGCCTTCCTCCTGATGGTAATATATCTGCTGTAGTGAAACTCTTTCTCCAGCTCCAGCCTCTGGTGGTCGGTGTACACAACGCGGTATTTGTCCTTCGTCCTGGTCTTACCCCCTGAGCAATCAGAAGAATAAAACATTTAAATACCCAATGTAAAATAATGCACCTAATGATAAAATAATGCACCTAATGAACCAGTATAAAGCCGATTGCCTGCAAAGTGACCCTTTAAATATTGTTACATTTTACAACGTTAAGGAAATAATTCCAATATTCGTTTAAAATAGTGCTTTATGATTCATTTAAAATGTAGGGCCCTTAACGCTTGCCAAAATCGTTTGCATCCCATTATTTTTaccataaataagtaaataaatagacCCTACTGAGTTTTAGGGGGCTGATTTATCATCCGCAACGAGTTTTAAAACATGATAAAACTCCGCTAACAATGCgaatataagtatatatttttctgttgtttcATTGAAATATTACAATATTGCACCTTGGCCTCTCTCtcattaactttagaaaagctaattaaaAAAGGGAATGGTATTTCGTATGGGCTATTTATTGTAATACAATTGGGGACAATTTGCTATGTCGTATAAAAACAATTGTAAAAATAATATAAATGAGTAGTTTCGTGCAATGGTTTATGTATTGTAAATAAACAGCACAAACAATGCAAATCAGATCACGAAGGATATTCCAATTTGTAAGTACAGAGAATTCAGCAACGGCCCTATTCTCGTTATGATCAAAATATTTTAGTCATCTCCTGGTCTGACCCCATATACTGTAATCGCTACGTAATTCAAGGTTAAGTTGTATAATAAAATCCTGGTTCCTTTCCAGTGTTATTTAAAGACGCCTGCTCTCCAGAACACCATATAAATGACACCCAGATTCCCACTAATCATGGTTAATATGATGGGTGCTGTAAAACGGCCAATTAGCACCCAATACGTCTGGAACCAACAATTTAAAGCGTTGTAAAGGGTTCTTGATACATGGAATTGAAATGGGCACGAATATTCTTCAATTTTTTACCCAATAAATAAATCTGACAATCTGATCTGAATTACTGGTTCTATGTAAACTGCTGAAAGGAAGTATTTTAATCAAGAAAAAAAAGCGTAAACACCTATATTTTGTGACATTTGGCTACATCATATATCATTTTGAAACTACATatgtatacaccccccccccacacacacacacacacacgtgtgtgtgtgtgtgtgtgtgtgtgtgtgtgtgtgtgtgtgtgtgtgtgtgtgtgtgtgtgtgtatatgtatgtatgtgtatatatgtataaagatatagatatatgtatatctatatagatagatatatatatagatatatgtatatatatatagatagatagatagatagatagatagatagatagatagatagatagatagatagatagatagatagatagatagatagatagatagatagatagacaattttttttattttttttcacttgGTTCCCCCAGTCATATGAGACATCAGGCTCTACTGGTATGGCAGCTATCTGACCTGGTAGGTGTTTAATGCCTGCCGGGCTATCTGTGATCAGGTAGATCTAAACAAGGCACTACAAAGACCCCCTGTGTAGATACAAGCAGGATCAGAGGGATCTGGGCAGTGCTAATGAACGGATGACACAGCCTCAGACAATGGGCTACAAGGAGATCTTATCAAAGAGGAGCCTTTACAGCACATACATTCTGTTTGAATTACTTCTACTGAACAAATGCCGCCGAGCTTTCATCCCGCAGCGATTTATATTTACATAAGCAGCGATTCCACATGCAGAGATCTGAGTAACCACCACCAAAGCAGACTCAAATGTCAGTGTTCTTAGGAACTGCTCTACACAGCCTGATTTTCCATATTTGGTTTAGGTAAGGTAGGTTTTCCCAGCTCTTGCGGGACCACAACTCCCAGCATTGCAAAATAAGCTGGGGCTTGTAGGTGCACCACAAGTGGAGAACAACATGTTGTATAAACCATTGATTTTGTTAGAAGTAGGAGAAAAAAAGGGcaggctgagacttgtagttccaactCCTTGTCGTTTGAAGTTTTACACTTGCTTCAGGTATTAAATGCATTACTATACTCACATCTTAAATGCATATTCTCCCACTTTCTATagtggtggtaataataataataataataataaccccagTGCTATAAATCAGTATTTATTTATctgtgtgtctgatcctttctaGTTACGCAGAGGGGTAATATGCAGCAAGGCGCATCAGACAGCTATGCACAAGTGACATAGGGGTGAGAGCAGTATGTCTCTCTGTCACTTCTTCTCTGTAGGTCAGTCTGCAGCTGAAAAACAGAATTAACATGACAATATCCGGGCGCCGGATCTTTCCCCTCTCCAGGAACATCAGAAAACTACACTGAGCCTAAAACTTTCACTACTCCCGGCCCTCACAAGAAACCACATCCAAACCTTAAGCAGTATCAAAAGCTTTGGTTGTAATATCCCTGGGGTAATGGCTGCTATTGCTGTTTATAGCACTGTGTAATAGCTATCCAAAGCTATGCAGAGGAAATACTTACAACTGCAAAAGAACCTGATGCAACCTTAACTACCCGTCAATATTTACCAATTCATTTGGATACCCTCTTGTAACTTTGACTATATTACCCTTTTATGTTGGTGAATGAATCTGTACCTTAGGAGTGTTCACTAGACTATTTTATTATACACCCTGCTCCTTTAGTTTTGCAATCAGTGGTTCTTATCACCTCTATAGATATCTCGATTTATTTAGAATACAATCAGACTATGTATGTCACAGGGCAAGCGGTAAGATCACAGAGTCCCATATTGCCTAGGCAATTATATCTACATTACCAATATGGACAATGGCCTTACATATGTGGAGGGGGGGGAAGGGCAGTCGTGCCCATTGCCAAATAAATGACAACCATTACCCAGTATATAGTGTCCTAAACTGCCAAAGTAATCCAGAGACAGGGTCTTCCCTGCTGGGAACCCTGCAACCCAATGCTATGGACGGGTTTACTTTCCATAATCGGTAAAACTTAATCTCCTTTATTGGTTTACAGTTATCAGTTTAATGAGTCAGAAACTAATGTGACCGGCTGGGCTCACGGTTCACGGGATTGTAATTGGTTAGAAAAAAATCTTTAAGGGCCTTATAACCAGAGGACACCGACTTTCTGGAGTGTTTTACTCAGCTGCAAATAAGCAAAAGCAAATAATGTATTTAAAGCATGCAATGACAGATTTATGCAAAATAGGTCAGTATAATACTgaaaatactctctctctctctctctctctctctctctctctctctctctctctctctctctctgatatgcTGGTATATGAAAATGATTTACAAGTGTGTGTGAGtgggaatagatagatagatagatagatagatagatagatagatagatagatagatagatagatagatagatagatagatattgacaGACAGATGAATTGATATATATGTAAATAGATTAACAGATAAATTGATagatctgtagatagatagatcgatacattgatgattatatatatatatatatatatatatatatatatatatagaaacttgttgttatTGCACATTTACTGAACATAAGTAGTTGCACAAGGATGATACAATTTATATTTCCTGCTGGGATTTTCCTTCATATGAGGGTAGTTCCTATTGGATATACTGTATACCCCACAGAGTGCATCCCAGTTGGAGTTTCCTTACCAGAGTTGCCCTGTGTTGCTGGCTTCCTCATCCACTCGTAGTGATGTCTCCGGTGCCCATCTGCCATCCCTGGAGAAACTTGAGGTTGATGCCCCGCTGGCAGCACCCCTACACAGGGCGGCCCTTGCACCTGCCCAGCTGGATAGTCAGAAACTGGGCTGTAGCCCAAGCTGCCCCCTGGAGAAGGGTTAATGGGAGTGTGTCCAGAGGAGTAAGACGTGTGGCCCCAGTCATCCCGTGGAGCTCCATAGGGTGTGATCCAGGCAGAAGGCCCAGAGGCAGGAGATGCAGACTCTAAGCTCAGTCCATGGTATCCTCCATAGTCAGGGTACTGGGGGGCAGTGGGGTAGTTTTGCAGGCCAGGGTGGCCACGCATAGATCCAGAATACATGCCAACGTCCTTATCCAGCAGGTAACTCACGTACATGGTGGCAGGTTGTTTCCAGCTAGCAGCATGCTGCTCTCATGCCACCCTGCTggtacagcctcctgcactgtactCTCTGCAGCCTACCTGCTGTAGCAGGCCGCTGCACTGTGCTCTATGCAGCCTCCTGCACTGTGCTCTCCGCTGCCTCCCTGGTGGTGCAGCTTCCTGTACTTTGCTCTCAGCAGCCTCCCCTGTTGTATCAGCCTCCTGCACTGTGCACCCTGCTGGTGTAACCTCCAACACTGTGAGCAGCCTCCTGTCTTGTGCTCTCTGCAGCCAAGATGTGTCCTCACTCCCAGAGGTGTTAGCACATTGGCCGCACTCACACGAGTAACCATTGTATAGCAGGCTGCATTAGtaagggcacagcagtggcaggtGACGTCAGTGGGCAGATAGCGCCCCCCCCTCCACACCATTTGCATGAGAAGTGAGATAAGGAGAGGGCAGCGACCTGATCACAGGGAATACTCCAGCCTTTATTGTCTAACAGCTTCCTCCTACCATTACCAAATGCTGCACTTTAACCTCTAACCACGGGTTCAAAGAGATCACAAGTCAATAGAGGAAAAAACCCCAAATTACAAGTGACCCAGGACAGTTGTCCCTTCCCAGGAGGTGAGGAGCACCCTGTCTGCAGTGCCTGGAGCCTGAGTAATCTCCATACCTGCTCCTGCCCCTCATCCCTCTGCATGGAGTAACTCTTTTATCTAGCTCAGGTTTATaaagctacgtgtgtgtgtgtgtgtgtgtgtgtgtgtgtgtgtgtgtgtgtgtgtgtgtgtgtgtgtgtgtgtgtgtgtgtgtgtgtgtgtgtgtgtgtgtgtgtgtgtgtgtgtgtgtgtgtgtgtgcacaatatatatatatatatatatatatatatatataaacactcacttCTTCCACAGTAGAAAAaataattagaccagcactcacatttAGTAGGtgaaaaaaggggttttattcctGACAAACCATCTGGATATAACCCACTGCTAGAGTCCGGACAGATGGTTTGTCaggaataaaacccctttttttcacctactaaacgtgagtgctggtctaattcttttttctacTGTGGAAGAAGTGAGTGTTTATATTAATTACCAGGACCCTGCACCAAAGCTCAATGTTATggacatagagtgctgtcatttttgttacattttgtatatttagatagatagatagatagatagatagatagatagatagatagatagatagatagatagatagatagatagatagatagatagatagatagatagatagatagaaaagcaATGTTTCGGCGGAACTCAGGTCAAAAAGCAAAGTGAAGCAGAGGCATTACAACGTTTCGGAGAATTTATTGTTCCTCCGTAATCAGAAATTATATATACGTGTGTGCGTTCgtgtaaatgtgtttgtgtgtgtgtgtgtgtgtgtgtgtgtgtgtgtgtgtgtgtgtgtgtgtgtgtgtacacacacacacacacacacacacacgtacatgtatgtactgtatacatatacgtgtgtgtgtgtgtgtgtgtgtgtgtgtgtgtgtgtgtgtgtgtgtgtgtgtgtgtgtgtgtgtgtgtgtgtgtgtgtgtgtatagatatagatacacacacacacacgtgtaaatgtatatactgtatacatatacgtgtgtgtgtgtgtgtgtgtgtgtgtgtgtgtgtgtgtgtgtgtgtgtgtgtgtgtgtacgtgtgaccACAGAAATTACTCACACTGCTCGTCATAGTAGAGTCGACACTATGGTCATATGATAACAGCACTGTATTACACAAGAGAAGCGGCGATTATATTCTACTGACAGGTGTGCTGTGTTCTTTGTTTTCTATGCAAATATATTTATGAACACACGCAAacacataaataatatatatatatatatatatatatatatatatatatatatatatatatatttatattcacaaTTATATTCACACGAAATAGTTATTTTATTGCACACAGTCGGTTTCAAAGTTACCAGCTGAATATGTTCAGGGTGACGGATTGTTGCTGCGTTGCCATTTCTTCTCaaaaccatttttattttttttcaaagaaGCTTGTGGAAAATAGCGATTTAATAAAGCCTATACAATATCTCGTTTCAGTTTGGGTGAATACAATTTATTACCAGCCCAAAATGCTGTAGATGACAGATTCCAATGGAAAGATATAATGGCAACAGATTTCCATCTATTAACAAATACTGAAAAATTCGCTACCCTTActgtacagatagatagatagatagatagatagatagatagatagatagatagatagatagatagatagatagaaatacataaattaattaatttattaattaatagaagagaagagagagagagagagaaagtgagagagaacataTTCGGCAGATACAGTAGATATTAGAGAAATAGTTATATAGGAGATAGTTGGGCGAATGGACAGACAGATGTACATATAAGATAGGTATGTAAAATGTAacaagcgagagagagagaggggggggggtattgcacccctgtatattttagcAATATTAGGACTGATCTTAGTACATACAGAATATAAATGTTCAGCAGCCAAACATTAATTTTCGATGCCTTTCTCCGTTGAGTAATACAGTAATAAATGTTATACACTGTGTTTATAGCTCAGTTGCAGGTGGAGCACAGAGTAAAATTATCTACATACAGCAATTAAGATGATGATTTGATAGTAATGTGTTTCCCAAAGTTTAGGGTTTCCCCAGCTGCCATAGGAAGGGAGGCTGTaataggatgatgataataataataataataataataataacaacacttctGTTAGTGCAGTCCCTCTATAGTCATATGTCTAGTAATCTcggccacccagcactgcacccgGGACAGACCCTGCACTACACATGACAGCGCTATCTGTTATTAACATATAATAATTGGACGTGCAACGTCTGGGcgtcatttttttttattactatcagGTAAATTCTATTATTAGTATTAGCGGGTTTATATACCAGAATTAAGACCATATAACTTTTTAAAAGTTTTCGCTTTGCAGGATGACTGGTCGAACATGTGAGCAGACGGGTTTTCGTGCGGTTGCAATTTGTGCATAACACAACACTGTATAATCTGTTACTCTGCCATTTATCACACGGTGCAGCGTCATACAGTACTCTTCTTATACATCTCAGTGTACATTGTATTCCTCCTATTATACTGCATTGCGGCATGTGTTATCCTTATGTACTGCAGAGGAAACATTTCAATGATGTATGTCCAGTTGTCCATTGCAGACAGATCCAGTACAAACCTATATTTATCTAGCACAGCAAAAATAaatcacatgtgtgtgtgtgtgtgtgtgtgtgtgtgtgtgtgtgtgtgtgtgtgtgtgtgtgtgtgtgtgtgtgtgtgtgtgtgtgtgtgtgtgtgtgtgtgtgtgtgtgtgtgtgtgtgtgtgtatatatatacccaTTGGAAGACACGACACTGGAGACTGTTTGAAAATAAGCATCACTTGTATTGCTGGTAAACGAACGTTTCGTAGCTaccgctccgtcctcagtaccatacatggttaatgtatgtatatatatatatatatatatatatataaataagttccaaacagtccacactctggcctttcaagtatatgctggggtgacttccattatAGTGATAGGTATTGGTCTATCACTTTCCAATATACATCCAAAAgtaaaggagcactcaccagtcttcaaaagcaagttttcttcattttcagtggatcatatgaaatgatacacccctgtttcatatgatccactgaaaataaagaaaacttgcttttgaagactggtgagtgctcctttacttttggatgtatatatatataaatatatatatatgttgcagaAAATATTAATACACTGTTCAATATGTTGCTAAGTTCTTCAAAAATCAGTAATGAAGTGGTCCAAATATTAGCTGCAATTTTgtagtatatatgtatacatttggtaatgtatctcatatatatatatatatatatatatatatatatataatttacccctgcttttttttttttgtggtcttGGATTAGACTACTTTCTCCTGCTATAGAAGAATGACTGCTATCTGCAGATGCAGTGCTATCAGTTTTACATTTGGCTAATTTTTTGCTTATTTTCTGAAAACTGCACCATGATTGTTGACAGTTATTTGTATAAAGCAACACTTCAAAAGCTGCATTGGTTgcaatttttattcttattttattattattattattattattattagtagtagtagtagtagtagtagtagtagtagtagtagtagtagttataaAAGCAATTTATATTGATGATAATGTTGGTTCATATAAATTACTTTGGTAAAATTTAGATGGATATCCCGTTCTGCATAGAATGTTGTACCATTTTAACTAGTAAATAATATGTGGTAATAGATCCCATGGTACAGTAACTAAAAATaattaataaacaaaataaaaaaaataatttgcaaTAAAGTTCTTACCTCTAACTGCTAAGCAGAAACAATTAGATATAGAGACATagatgtctctgtgtgtgtgtgtgtgtgtgtgtgtgtgtgtgtgtgtgtgtgtgtgtgtgtgtgtgtgtgtgtatactatatttatatatatatatatatatatatatatatatagtaatctgAATATTATATTACTGTTTTGTTCTTATATAGCTATCTTTTACAGACAGCAGATTTTGATACATGATAGCGGCATACTCGGCAGGAATACTGTCTGCTTATAGCATAACGTATTTTAAGGAATGCGCTCAGTGATACTTTGCATCCATTCGCTTTGTAAATATAGTCACAGACTTTGCATATTTACCCAGCGGAACAAGTATAGCGTTCAGAATATAAAAGCAT encodes:
- the CDX2 gene encoding homeobox protein CDX-2, whose product is MYVSYLLDKDVGMYSGSMRGHPGLQNYPTAPQYPDYGGYHGLSLESASPASGPSAWITPYGAPRDDWGHTSYSSGHTPINPSPGGSLGYSPVSDYPAGQVQGPPCVGVLPAGHQPQVSPGMADGHRRHHYEWMRKPATQGNSGGKTRTKDKYRVVYTDHQRLELEKEFHYSRYITIRRKAELALSLGLSERQVKIWFQNRRAKERKMNKKRIQQTHNGSNGQDALSPDPSMGHMIPMSNTNVGTLTNPVTQ